GGTGCTGCCATGAAAAATGATTTTTTCATTATTGAATTTTTGACGTAAAAACGCTTCGTCGGTGCCTGCGCCGATAATATGCAGTCTGGCTTTTTTCCCCTGACACCAACCGCTAAAAGCCTCAAGAATTTGCTGAACATTCTTTCTTTTGTTAAGTACGCCTAAATAAAAATAATGAACCTCATTATCATGATGCTGGTTTTTCACCAGATGCGGCGACTCCACGCCATTGGGAATCGCGGTGACGTTATGCATCGCATGATAATTCACGCAATGTTTCATCACTGCATGAGAACAGGCTACTTTATGGAAATGGCGAATCATATAACGACCAACCAGACCTTCGAGCATGCCTTTCACGAATCCTTTGGTTTGCACGAAATCCACTTCAAAATAATTATGTATCGTGGTGACCTGGGGCACAGAAGCGAACGATAAATAATTAAATATGTCCGAAACGGTACAGTGGCTGTGGATCACCGAAAATCCACCGCTGCGGATAAATCGTAATATTTGTATTACCGCGCTCCGTTTGAATAGGGTAATTTTCGCCCGTGCCGCGAATTCCTCTTTTCTTTCACCGTCATTAAGCGCCAGAACTTCAATATCATAAAAATCCGGCAGGTTTTTTATAATATTAAGACAGACGTTGACCGGCCCCGCGTTCTTTAGACTCGGAACAATAAAAAGAATTTTATTTTTCATTTTGCTGTGTCTTTTAAATGAGTAACGAAGTTATCTGTGTTTTATCCAGTAGCCGTCATAATCAATATCATTGAGATAATTCTCAAAGTCCTGTTGGGTGTAATTCATCAGGAAAACCGGGCTTGTCCAGGCGTAAGACCATAGCCCGCCCATTGATAACGTCCTGCGTTGCGTATAAATATTAATGATCAACAGGCTGAGCAGTGCGAAGACCACAAGGTAATTTCTCAGAAGAAGGCGGAATTTTTGCGAATCAAGCCCGGTTGAAAATAAATAGGTATAGCAAATACGGATTGCTAATAAATACTGAGCAATGTTGAGATAACGCCCCATGGCGGTATAAGAGATCGACATGATGAAGCAACAAGGAATGTAGATATTCAAAAATCTATCAAAACCTTTCACCTCTCCCCGGCTCATCAGATAGAAAAAGAAAGAAGCCAATCCGAGTGTGCGGGTAATAAGGGCGACGAAAATGGTGTTGCTATCATTCGGCGTTGCGCTAAAAGTACCGTCAACATAACCATCCATGGCATAATCGCCAATGCCCATAAAAGATAAGTTGGGCAGAATTGAGCGTAAGGCCACAGAACTCAACACCCAGAAGAAAATGCTCAACGGTAAAACAAATTTCTTATCAACTTTGAAAAATAGACTGGCCACAAATACCAGGAACACAAATGACATAGAGAAATGCATCAGTAGCGCAAGCAGCACAAATACACCGCAGCGCAATTTACTTCTGCTGAAGTAGCAGGTGACGGCATAAATCATAAATACCAGTGCGGTACCATAGCGAATGCCCAGTACAAGGTTTAAAATGTTCAACGCCGAAAAAACGGTAAAATAAGTGAGGGCTAATCTGGTCGAGGAAATGTCTCTGTTTTCTTTTCCCGCGTTTTCTATCAGGGTCACATTACGGAACGATGCGAGAAGTAAATAACACATCAAGCCACCGTAAAATGCAGGAATAAAAAAGAATGGAATGTTCAGTAGCTGAAAAATCCAGCCATTAACATACAGCAGGATATCCGTATGGGTACTGGCAATATCAGAAAAATGTGTGCCCGGACCATAAGCATGGATCTCCAGGTAACGCCTGTAGAGATCGCCTAATGGCGGAATCTTGATCAACAGAAAGAAATAGAACATCGACATGACAAAAAAGGGTAGCCGGTTCATGCCTTTTTTATCCAGTGACAAAAAGGACAGAACCAATCCACCTAATGGAATGGTCATGCTCATCGCCAAGCTTAGGGGCATTAGCTTATTCATTCTCATCATAATAATACGACCCTTGATTATTGTTGCTGATTGCTGATGAGTTTTCTGACTTTATGTTTG
The DNA window shown above is from Pantoea sp. At-9b and carries:
- a CDS encoding glycosyltransferase family 4 protein, with protein sequence MKNKILFIVPSLKNAGPVNVCLNIIKNLPDFYDIEVLALNDGERKEEFAARAKITLFKRSAVIQILRFIRSGGFSVIHSHCTVSDIFNYLSFASVPQVTTIHNYFEVDFVQTKGFVKGMLEGLVGRYMIRHFHKVACSHAVMKHCVNYHAMHNVTAIPNGVESPHLVKNQHHDNEVHYFYLGVLNKRKNVQQILEAFSGWCQGKKARLHIIGAGTDEAFLRQKFNNEKIIFHGSTDQPHAVYQDFDCFISASHAEGLPLALIESMASGKTFICSDIEPHQEVHNAFEQKSGFLFNKTTHGLICCLNEYYLSDEKASLANNAKNNYLKNYSAKKMALSYSELYQKI
- a CDS encoding EpsG family protein encodes the protein MMRMNKLMPLSLAMSMTIPLGGLVLSFLSLDKKGMNRLPFFVMSMFYFFLLIKIPPLGDLYRRYLEIHAYGPGTHFSDIASTHTDILLYVNGWIFQLLNIPFFFIPAFYGGLMCYLLLASFRNVTLIENAGKENRDISSTRLALTYFTVFSALNILNLVLGIRYGTALVFMIYAVTCYFSRSKLRCGVFVLLALLMHFSMSFVFLVFVASLFFKVDKKFVLPLSIFFWVLSSVALRSILPNLSFMGIGDYAMDGYVDGTFSATPNDSNTIFVALITRTLGLASFFFYLMSRGEVKGFDRFLNIYIPCCFIMSISYTAMGRYLNIAQYLLAIRICYTYLFSTGLDSQKFRLLLRNYLVVFALLSLLIINIYTQRRTLSMGGLWSYAWTSPVFLMNYTQQDFENYLNDIDYDGYWIKHR